A window of Tautonia plasticadhaerens contains these coding sequences:
- a CDS encoding CehA/McbA family metallohydrolase gives MLRLLLILPPAVLALPGPEGASTYRVDRTRLDDPGARPRIVVRVEDDRSTADSPLPLPVRAIVTAEDGSHPDGSGRGTYDDGRFFAEGGFTVEVPPGETTLSLRSGPNYAPLEFEVDAEPGTQSEVFARLHRWFAPEDLGWFGGDNHVHAQHDSSAAVATDLAYTALQARANGLSFVTEAGSNVDYSDLDRLSTGGFLLRYAPELRPGPFVGHLNTPGLTPPFPAGELARLIDRPLPAQAIVDAVHDRGGAVIHTHPMTPPHQVHWMGAAEFLSDAASGHTADALDLDGQAAELLWSAALNLGNRVAASGSTDSALGRTRTPSPGDRRVYVRADRLDLPAISASIRAGRTFASNGGPVFAFLAVDGRGPGERLPVGPAPREIRAEVRSLNPLRSVRLIRRGVEVESFDVAGRSGTVVIEATALDGPSPPCWYALRAEDDRGHWAMTSPVHVGPRVEPGAIDASAMVLQVANATRFIELRRAFFAHLIVTVDPGDRLESVELLRDGEVLRRFSPEDGDERFEGKVPVTEIDGEYGPGWSWFPSAAAPHHFQADWPVASPGWYGLRATTADGRVLRSDELRFDGPTGASRATSVAHLDGPGTRFVHHGHGEEMPLESIALPFEGDHWWYPDRTFWRVRATFDGQARSVGGGPNPDARGLFRPPAD, from the coding sequence ATGCTCCGACTGCTCCTGATCCTGCCCCCGGCCGTCCTCGCCCTTCCCGGACCCGAGGGGGCCTCGACCTACCGGGTCGACCGCACCCGGCTCGACGACCCGGGTGCGAGGCCCAGGATCGTCGTCCGGGTCGAGGACGACCGGTCGACCGCCGACTCCCCCCTGCCCCTCCCCGTCCGGGCGATCGTGACGGCCGAGGACGGCAGCCATCCCGACGGCTCCGGCCGGGGGACCTACGACGACGGCCGGTTCTTCGCCGAGGGCGGATTCACCGTCGAGGTCCCCCCCGGGGAGACGACGCTCTCCCTCCGGAGCGGCCCGAACTACGCCCCGCTGGAGTTCGAGGTCGACGCCGAGCCGGGGACGCAGTCCGAGGTGTTCGCCCGGCTCCACCGCTGGTTCGCCCCCGAGGACCTCGGCTGGTTCGGCGGGGACAACCACGTCCACGCCCAGCACGACTCCTCGGCGGCCGTCGCCACCGACCTGGCCTACACCGCGTTGCAGGCGAGGGCGAACGGCCTGAGCTTCGTCACCGAGGCCGGGTCGAACGTCGATTACTCCGACCTCGACCGGCTCTCCACCGGGGGCTTCCTCCTCCGGTACGCCCCCGAGCTGCGCCCCGGGCCGTTCGTCGGCCACCTGAACACACCCGGGCTCACCCCGCCGTTCCCGGCGGGGGAGCTGGCCCGGCTGATCGATCGCCCGTTGCCGGCGCAGGCGATCGTGGATGCCGTGCACGACCGGGGCGGGGCGGTGATCCACACCCACCCGATGACGCCCCCCCACCAGGTCCACTGGATGGGGGCCGCCGAGTTCCTCTCCGACGCCGCATCGGGGCACACCGCCGACGCCCTCGACCTCGACGGCCAGGCCGCCGAGCTGCTCTGGTCCGCCGCCCTGAACCTGGGCAATCGCGTGGCCGCCAGCGGCTCCACCGACTCCGCCCTCGGCCGCACCCGGACCCCCTCCCCGGGCGACCGCCGGGTCTACGTCCGGGCCGACCGCCTGGATCTCCCGGCGATCTCGGCCTCGATCCGGGCCGGCCGCACCTTCGCGTCGAACGGGGGGCCGGTGTTCGCGTTCCTGGCGGTCGATGGCCGGGGCCCCGGCGAGCGCCTCCCCGTCGGCCCGGCCCCCAGGGAGATCCGGGCCGAGGTCCGCAGCCTGAACCCGCTCCGGTCCGTCCGACTCATCCGCCGGGGGGTCGAGGTCGAGTCGTTCGACGTGGCCGGCCGATCCGGGACGGTCGTGATCGAGGCGACCGCGCTCGACGGCCCCTCGCCCCCCTGCTGGTACGCCCTCCGGGCCGAGGACGACCGGGGCCACTGGGCGATGACCAGCCCCGTCCACGTCGGCCCCCGGGTCGAGCCGGGGGCGATCGACGCCTCGGCGATGGTCCTCCAGGTCGCCAACGCGACCCGGTTCATCGAGCTGCGCCGGGCGTTCTTCGCCCACCTGATCGTCACCGTCGATCCCGGCGACCGGCTCGAATCGGTCGAGCTGCTCCGGGACGGCGAGGTGCTCCGCCGCTTCTCCCCCGAGGACGGGGACGAGCGATTCGAGGGGAAGGTCCCGGTCACCGAGATCGACGGCGAATACGGCCCCGGCTGGTCCTGGTTCCCGTCCGCCGCCGCCCCGCACCATTTCCAGGCCGACTGGCCCGTCGCCTCCCCCGGCTGGTACGGCCTCCGGGCCACCACCGCCGACGGCCGGGTCCTCCGCTCCGACGAGCTTCGCTTCGACGGCCCGACCGGCGCCAGCCGGGCCACCTCAGTCGCCCACCTCGACGGGCCCGGCACCCGGTTCGTCCACCACGGCCACGGCGAGGAGATGCCCCTGGAGTCGATCGCCCTGCCCTTCGAGGGAGATCACTGGTGGTACCCCGACCGGACCTTCTGGCGGGTGCGGGCCACCTTCGACGGCCAGGCCCGATCCGTCGGCGGCGGCCCGAATCCGGACGCCCGGGGCCTGTTCCGCCCCCCCGCCGACTGA
- a CDS encoding SGNH/GDSL hydrolase family protein: MYPSNRRRSLGRRARWVVEALEPRELLSVGFDYAMAERFGRDLNDNGLIDLPNTATYAQPATLSLSFSVLDDPDPDPETTYSWSMASTAGGDPTVVTRTAAQIASGDLPTTSLPAGVYTTTFERSVGGVVTDRVTQPVGVRDILIVSIGDSYSSGEGNPERVQGLSLPGEFPSGTIPYLLDSDLNQTEPAIAFVAASPFLSQTGEALWSDGADGFYGPTPFGLDMTEDNRQSHRSTAAATAQYALQLERSDPHSSVTFVHVSQSGATTQTTIGAVPAFGLEDPSYRLTPQTELIPAIVGSRTVDQLFISLGGNDVGFTTLAAGLVIGDVTVTDVLGEVSAFAPGQLPAVLSRAQAVISQSTALGLVRAGFNALAALLPAGYGSVQRAIVGSGVAVDATFITEYPDPTRIFKTFANPNTGQPFTIPWWGPAIFDILPPAEVSATESFFVSQSILAPLNALARQGAAANGWTYLTNVADAFTGHGYDAPRSADAIGNLRFLRTARESSLYQGPVGLTGPLHTSGTLHPNALGHQAIKGAIVGDLTPSVAAVGGPGGRFAFAAPRGPRQARHAGLTYAWDFDRLPGQGAFRADADGPRAAITGDDPDPSTRGRVATLRVTNRLGLSTERAVFLPPSRGRSVSGR, translated from the coding sequence ATGTATCCGAGCAACCGGCGGCGGAGTCTGGGGCGAAGGGCGCGATGGGTCGTCGAGGCGTTGGAGCCACGGGAGCTGCTCTCCGTCGGGTTCGACTACGCGATGGCCGAGCGGTTCGGGCGCGACCTGAACGACAACGGCCTGATCGACCTGCCCAACACGGCCACCTACGCCCAGCCGGCGACCCTCTCGCTGAGCTTCTCGGTGCTCGACGACCCGGATCCGGACCCGGAAACGACCTACTCGTGGTCGATGGCGTCGACGGCGGGGGGCGATCCGACGGTCGTCACCCGGACCGCGGCGCAGATCGCCTCGGGGGACCTGCCCACGACCAGCCTCCCGGCCGGCGTGTACACGACCACCTTCGAGCGGAGCGTCGGCGGGGTGGTCACGGACCGGGTGACCCAGCCGGTTGGCGTCCGGGACATCCTGATCGTCAGCATCGGGGACAGCTACAGCTCCGGGGAGGGGAATCCGGAGCGGGTGCAGGGGCTCTCGCTGCCCGGCGAGTTCCCGTCGGGCACGATCCCCTACCTCCTCGACAGCGACCTCAACCAGACCGAGCCGGCGATCGCCTTCGTGGCGGCCTCGCCGTTCCTCTCGCAGACGGGCGAGGCGCTCTGGTCCGACGGCGCGGACGGCTTCTACGGGCCGACGCCCTTCGGGCTGGACATGACGGAGGACAACCGTCAGTCGCACCGTTCGACCGCGGCCGCCACGGCCCAGTACGCCCTGCAACTGGAGCGATCCGACCCGCACTCCTCGGTCACGTTCGTCCACGTCTCCCAGAGCGGCGCGACCACCCAGACGACGATCGGGGCGGTGCCGGCCTTCGGGCTCGAGGATCCGAGCTATCGGCTGACGCCGCAGACGGAGTTGATCCCGGCGATCGTCGGATCCCGGACGGTCGACCAGTTGTTCATCTCCCTGGGGGGCAACGACGTCGGCTTCACGACGCTGGCCGCCGGGCTGGTGATCGGCGACGTGACGGTGACGGACGTGCTGGGGGAGGTCTCGGCCTTCGCGCCGGGGCAGTTGCCGGCGGTCCTGTCGAGGGCCCAGGCGGTGATCTCGCAGTCGACGGCGCTGGGGCTGGTCCGGGCGGGCTTCAACGCCCTGGCGGCCCTGCTGCCGGCCGGTTACGGGAGCGTCCAGCGGGCGATCGTGGGCTCGGGGGTCGCGGTCGACGCGACGTTCATCACCGAGTACCCGGACCCGACCCGGATCTTCAAGACGTTCGCGAATCCGAACACGGGCCAGCCGTTCACGATCCCCTGGTGGGGCCCGGCGATCTTCGACATCCTGCCGCCGGCGGAGGTCTCGGCCACGGAGTCCTTCTTCGTCTCGCAGTCGATCCTGGCCCCCCTGAACGCCCTGGCCCGCCAGGGGGCGGCGGCCAACGGCTGGACTTACCTGACGAACGTCGCCGACGCCTTCACCGGCCACGGCTACGACGCCCCCCGGTCCGCCGACGCGATCGGCAACCTCCGCTTCCTGAGGACGGCCCGGGAGTCTTCGCTCTACCAGGGGCCGGTGGGGCTGACCGGCCCGTTGCACACCAGCGGGACGCTGCACCCGAACGCGCTGGGGCACCAGGCGATCAAGGGGGCGATCGTCGGCGACCTGACGCCGTCGGTGGCCGCGGTCGGCGGGCCGGGCGGCCGGTTCGCGTTCGCCGCCCCCCGGGGGCCCCGGCAGGCCCGACACGCCGGGCTGACCTACGCCTGGGACTTCGACCGCCTCCCCGGCCAGGGGGCCTTCCGGGCCGACGCCGACGGCCCGAGGGCCGCCATCACCGGGGACGACCCCGACCCCTCGACCCGGGGCCGGGTCGCCACGCTCCGGGTCACCAACCGGCTCGGCCTCTCGACCGAGCGGGCCGTCTTCCTGCCCCCGAGCAGGGGGCGCTCCGTGTCGGGCCGCTGA
- a CDS encoding site-2 protease family protein, producing MQLSWKLGRVAGIDLYLHATFLAMMGVLAMTHHGLQAVLMVTALFGCVLLHELGHALMARRFGIPTEHITLYPIGGVARLHRMPREPAAELLIALAGPAVNVAIALALFLIRIALGAVSPALTTGLPGLLIRELLVVNVLLAGFNLIPIFPMDGGRVLRALLSAPLGRLRATVIAATLGQVLAILAGVACLVAVVLLREPFLLMQVALAAFIYLAAGAELGQVRAEEDPLPTPVDAPAGYSWIYRGNGVWQLAPVILLDEPDHRPYRGARPWF from the coding sequence ATGCAATTGTCCTGGAAGCTCGGCCGGGTCGCCGGCATCGACCTCTACTTGCACGCCACGTTCCTCGCGATGATGGGCGTGCTGGCGATGACGCACCACGGGCTCCAGGCCGTGCTGATGGTCACGGCGCTGTTCGGCTGCGTGCTGCTGCACGAACTCGGCCACGCGCTGATGGCCCGGCGATTCGGCATCCCGACCGAGCACATCACCCTCTACCCGATCGGCGGCGTCGCCCGCCTGCACCGGATGCCCCGCGAGCCGGCGGCCGAGCTGCTGATCGCCCTGGCCGGGCCGGCGGTCAACGTCGCCATCGCGCTGGCCCTGTTCCTGATCCGGATCGCCCTGGGGGCGGTCTCCCCCGCCCTGACCACGGGGCTGCCCGGGCTGCTGATCCGGGAGCTGCTGGTGGTCAACGTCCTGCTGGCCGGGTTCAACCTGATCCCCATCTTCCCGATGGACGGCGGCCGGGTGCTCCGGGCCCTGCTCAGCGCCCCGCTCGGCCGGCTGAGGGCGACGGTGATCGCCGCGACCCTCGGCCAGGTGCTGGCGATCCTCGCCGGGGTGGCCTGCCTGGTGGCGGTGGTCCTGCTCCGGGAGCCGTTCCTGCTGATGCAGGTCGCCCTGGCCGCCTTCATCTACCTCGCCGCCGGGGCCGAGCTGGGCCAGGTCCGGGCCGAGGAGGATCCCCTGCCCACCCCCGTCGACGCCCCGGCCGGGTACTCCTGGATCTACCGGGGCAACGGCGTCTGGCAGCTCGCCCCGGTCATCCTGCTCGACGAGCCCGATCACCGTCCCTATCGGGGGGCCCGGCCTTGGTTCTGA
- a CDS encoding M24 family metallopeptidase, translated as MSTEIRVGEVYLNIADDAEPSSGEIATQRRVMETVDDHPHTETIPALADPAVDHVDPDLQERRTDVDEKHRRVVEFLDRKGYDAALLGRADSVSWFTSGGDLRQDLGSESASVLLFINRQSRAILADNVQSPRVFEEEVAGLGFHLKERPWHEPVETTIAALSRTRKIATDLPGVEGLRPEANRLRDLRIRLSKLERQRLRELGRTLTLCVEATCRNFEPGETEADLAGHLAHRLFREGVTPVALSVAGDDRHEHYRRPTFKSAPIRSRAVISASGRRHGLCASVTRIVAFGPVDPEFREAHTIASMVNATAIYFSRPGQPVSEVFRRVRRIYEKFGRPHEWTLADQGSVVGYSPSELPLLPDAGFVLHPDLALAWCPSVGPARSEDTVVVDHRGFEVVTEAQRWPKLEVMVKGFNLPRPGILER; from the coding sequence GTGTCGACCGAGATTCGCGTGGGCGAGGTGTACCTGAACATCGCCGACGACGCCGAGCCCAGCAGCGGCGAGATCGCCACCCAGCGTCGGGTGATGGAGACCGTCGACGACCACCCCCACACCGAGACGATCCCGGCCCTGGCCGACCCGGCCGTCGACCACGTCGACCCGGACTTGCAGGAGCGCCGGACCGACGTCGACGAGAAGCACCGCCGGGTGGTCGAGTTCCTGGACCGCAAGGGCTATGACGCCGCCCTGCTCGGAAGGGCGGACTCGGTCTCCTGGTTCACCTCCGGCGGGGATCTGCGCCAGGATCTCGGCTCGGAGTCGGCCTCGGTCCTGCTGTTCATCAACCGGCAGTCCCGGGCGATCCTGGCCGACAACGTCCAGAGCCCCCGGGTCTTCGAGGAGGAGGTGGCCGGGCTGGGCTTCCACCTGAAGGAGCGCCCCTGGCACGAGCCGGTCGAGACGACCATAGCGGCCCTCAGCCGGACCCGGAAGATCGCCACCGACCTGCCCGGCGTCGAGGGGCTGCGGCCGGAGGCGAACCGGCTGCGGGACCTCCGGATACGGCTCTCGAAGCTGGAGCGGCAGCGGCTCCGCGAGCTGGGCCGCACGCTCACGCTCTGCGTCGAGGCCACCTGCCGGAACTTCGAGCCGGGGGAGACCGAGGCCGACCTGGCCGGGCACCTCGCCCACCGGCTCTTCCGCGAGGGGGTCACGCCGGTGGCCCTGAGCGTCGCCGGGGATGACCGCCACGAGCACTACCGGCGGCCGACCTTCAAGTCGGCCCCGATCCGGAGCCGGGCGGTGATCTCGGCCTCCGGGAGGCGGCACGGCCTGTGTGCCTCGGTCACCCGGATCGTCGCCTTCGGCCCGGTCGACCCCGAGTTCCGGGAGGCGCACACGATCGCCTCGATGGTCAACGCCACGGCCATCTACTTCTCCCGGCCGGGGCAGCCCGTCTCCGAGGTCTTCCGGCGGGTCCGACGCATCTACGAGAAGTTCGGCCGTCCCCACGAGTGGACCCTCGCCGACCAGGGCTCGGTCGTCGGCTACTCCCCGAGCGAACTGCCGTTGCTGCCCGACGCGGGCTTCGTCCTGCACCCGGACCTGGCCCTGGCCTGGTGCCCCAGCGTCGGCCCGGCCCGCTCGGAGGATACCGTGGTGGTCGACCACCGGGGCTTCGAGGTCGTCACCGAGGCCCAGCGCTGGCCGAAGCTGGAGGTGATGGTCAAGGGCTTCAACCTCCCCCGGCCCGGCATCCTGGAGCGTTGA
- a CDS encoding L-2-amino-thiazoline-4-carboxylic acid hydrolase, translating into MDEQPPKITLLQRREIEARIVAPIIAAVREELGEERTLALLERVVGQLARDSGAELARSCGEAGLPGFATSLDRWTEGGALELRVIEQSDDRLDFDVTRCRYAEMYHRLGLGELGSRLSCCRDAALAAGYDPRIELSRTQTIMRGAPSCDFRFRRRPAAGPAEPGDRAASPSGHTPCNPEGGAER; encoded by the coding sequence ATGGACGAGCAGCCGCCGAAGATCACGCTGTTGCAGCGCCGGGAGATCGAGGCCCGGATCGTGGCTCCGATCATCGCCGCCGTCCGCGAGGAGCTGGGAGAGGAGCGGACGCTCGCCCTGCTGGAGCGGGTCGTCGGGCAGCTCGCCCGGGACTCGGGGGCCGAGCTGGCCCGGTCCTGCGGGGAGGCGGGCCTTCCCGGCTTCGCCACCTCGCTCGACCGCTGGACCGAGGGCGGGGCGCTGGAACTCCGGGTGATCGAGCAGTCGGACGACCGGCTCGACTTCGACGTGACCCGGTGCCGCTATGCCGAGATGTACCACCGACTCGGCCTCGGGGAACTGGGCTCCCGCCTCTCCTGCTGCCGGGACGCGGCGCTGGCGGCGGGGTACGACCCCCGGATCGAGCTGTCCCGGACTCAAACGATCATGCGGGGGGCCCCGTCCTGCGACTTCCGCTTCCGGAGGAGGCCGGCCGCGGGGCCGGCCGAGCCCGGTGATCGGGCAGCAAGCCCATCGGGGCACACGCCTTGCAATCCCGAGGGCGGCGCGGAACGATAG
- a CDS encoding polymorphic toxin-type HINT domain-containing protein: MMSATAIGPMLLVGLGLAIGGDSPGQVTPADDEAYRAASEEAGRDADAQVALALWCEANGRPSRASHHLALAVLIDPDHEGARGLMGQIRRGESWRRPSDAFPGPDQDANRVALREEYEGRRSRMDQTAEAHWDLGLWCEQNGLADEALAHFSAVTRIDPSREAAWKRIGYKKRGGRWMTDAQIAAERAEAEARDAAEAEWLPRLEQWARMLKDPARRGEAIAGLATVDHPLLVPAAWSTLVTGRYADQPAAAQVLGQIDARDASRALATLAVFTQDAEVRRIATETLKRRDAREWADLLIGMIRRPIQYSVRPVAGPGSAGELFVEGERYNRRRVYAAPSAPQVPILPGDQVVLGPDGLPVLRRQFQYSDWLPVGIVPFLPPQPLAPAPGDREDFIEQLERVGVDRGLAETALRNQLEHRSNMPFDATINVGRTRLRAGTYITGIRSVEIPVGQAVIEARQAAETVQSQLARDVAAIEAYNAPIKRLNERVVPVLEEAAGVRKGVEPEAWRAWYINQIGMRQVLPRPANGGSTFTDVVSVQPRPLPVGVFDQPAAVVRVTSSCFGKGTLVRTADGIEPIEAIEVGDLVLSQDPGSGLLDYRPVVDVHYTPSSATFDVGIGGETIVSSEFHRFWVAGRGWVMARDLRVGDPIRMLGGVARVESIEDGQEQPVYNIDVADHRSFFVGTTGALVHDFSLPKTTLQPFDAVPDLASLAEQAGPASGE, encoded by the coding sequence ATGATGAGCGCGACCGCGATCGGCCCGATGCTGCTGGTCGGCCTCGGCCTGGCGATCGGAGGAGATTCCCCGGGGCAGGTGACCCCGGCCGACGACGAGGCCTACCGGGCCGCCAGCGAGGAGGCCGGCCGGGACGCCGACGCCCAGGTGGCGCTGGCCCTTTGGTGCGAGGCCAACGGGCGTCCGTCCCGGGCGAGCCACCACCTGGCGCTGGCGGTCCTGATCGACCCGGATCACGAGGGGGCCCGGGGCCTGATGGGGCAGATCCGCCGGGGGGAGTCGTGGCGTCGCCCCTCCGACGCCTTCCCCGGCCCCGACCAGGACGCCAATCGCGTCGCGCTCCGTGAGGAGTACGAGGGCCGGAGGTCCCGCATGGACCAGACCGCCGAGGCCCACTGGGATCTGGGCCTCTGGTGCGAGCAGAACGGCCTGGCCGACGAGGCGCTGGCCCATTTCAGCGCCGTCACCCGGATCGACCCGAGTCGGGAGGCCGCCTGGAAGCGGATCGGCTACAAGAAGCGGGGCGGCCGGTGGATGACCGACGCCCAGATCGCCGCCGAGCGGGCCGAGGCCGAGGCGCGGGACGCCGCCGAGGCCGAGTGGCTCCCCCGCCTGGAGCAATGGGCCCGGATGCTCAAGGACCCCGCCCGCCGCGGCGAGGCGATCGCCGGGCTGGCGACCGTCGATCATCCGCTGCTGGTGCCGGCGGCCTGGTCGACCCTCGTGACCGGCCGTTATGCCGATCAGCCGGCCGCCGCCCAGGTGCTCGGCCAGATCGACGCGAGGGACGCCTCCCGGGCCCTGGCGACCCTGGCCGTCTTCACCCAGGACGCGGAGGTCCGCCGGATCGCCACCGAGACGCTCAAGCGGAGGGACGCCCGCGAGTGGGCCGACCTGCTGATCGGCATGATCCGCAGGCCAATCCAGTACAGCGTCCGGCCCGTGGCCGGGCCGGGATCGGCGGGTGAGCTGTTCGTGGAGGGGGAGCGGTATAATCGCCGCCGAGTTTACGCCGCGCCGTCGGCGCCTCAAGTGCCGATCCTGCCGGGAGACCAGGTCGTCCTCGGGCCGGACGGGCTACCGGTTTTACGGCGGCAATTTCAGTACTCCGATTGGCTCCCCGTGGGAATCGTGCCGTTCCTCCCACCCCAACCACTAGCGCCAGCACCGGGCGATCGCGAGGATTTTATCGAGCAACTGGAGCGTGTCGGGGTCGATCGGGGCCTGGCCGAAACGGCGCTCCGGAACCAACTTGAACACCGAAGTAATATGCCGTTCGATGCCACAATTAACGTCGGGAGAACGAGACTCAGGGCGGGTACCTACATCACTGGCATAAGGTCCGTGGAGATCCCTGTAGGCCAGGCAGTCATCGAGGCCCGGCAGGCCGCCGAGACGGTGCAAAGTCAGCTCGCGCGCGACGTGGCGGCGATCGAGGCGTACAACGCACCGATCAAGCGACTCAACGAACGGGTCGTCCCGGTGCTGGAGGAGGCGGCCGGCGTGCGGAAAGGGGTCGAGCCGGAGGCATGGCGGGCCTGGTATATCAACCAGATCGGCATGAGGCAGGTGCTGCCTCGCCCGGCGAACGGGGGCTCGACCTTCACGGATGTCGTCTCGGTGCAGCCGAGGCCGCTGCCGGTCGGCGTCTTCGACCAGCCGGCCGCGGTGGTCCGAGTGACGTCCAGTTGCTTCGGCAAGGGCACCCTCGTGCGGACGGCCGACGGCATCGAGCCGATCGAGGCGATCGAGGTGGGCGACCTCGTGTTGAGCCAGGACCCGGGTTCGGGACTGCTCGACTATCGGCCGGTGGTTGACGTTCACTACACTCCGTCGAGCGCCACGTTCGACGTCGGGATCGGAGGGGAGACGATCGTCTCCAGCGAGTTCCACCGCTTCTGGGTCGCCGGACGGGGTTGGGTGATGGCCCGCGACCTTCGGGTCGGGGATCCGATCCGGATGCTCGGGGGGGTCGCCCGGGTCGAGTCGATCGAGGACGGGCAAGAACAACCGGTCTACAATATCGACGTGGCCGACCATCGCAGCTTCTTCGTCGGAACGACCGGGGCCCTGGTCCACGACTTCTCCCTGCCGAAGACGACGCTCCAGCCGTTCGACGCCGTCCCCGACCTGGCGAGCCTGGCGGAGCAGGCCGGGCCGGCTTCGGGGGAGTGA
- a CDS encoding HPF/RaiA family ribosome-associated protein, translating into MHVELTTNNYVHGNAELAEAVKAEVEHTLGRFGEQITRVEVHVNDVNSSAKSGIDIRCMMEARVSGHQPLVASHDAASVEEAISGAAERLERVLDSTFGRLGHTKGRTSFGGDQTI; encoded by the coding sequence ATGCACGTCGAGCTGACCACGAACAACTACGTCCACGGGAACGCCGAGCTGGCCGAGGCCGTCAAGGCCGAGGTCGAGCACACCCTCGGCCGATTCGGCGAGCAGATCACCCGGGTCGAGGTCCACGTCAACGACGTGAACAGCTCGGCGAAGTCCGGCATCGACATCCGGTGCATGATGGAGGCGAGGGTCTCCGGGCACCAGCCGCTGGTGGCCAGCCACGACGCCGCCTCGGTCGAGGAGGCCATCAGCGGCGCCGCCGAGCGGCTGGAGCGGGTGCTCGACAGCACGTTCGGCCGGCTCGGGCACACCAAGGGCCGCACCTCCTTCGGCGGGGACCAGACGATCTGA
- a CDS encoding ROK family protein — protein sequence MSATRSVFIGTDSGATTSKVGAVWDDGTTVSTRLLQHPTNSQEGPAAVVRGWVEAVDSFLAQQQVDWDRVQGVGLAIPGPFRRYGVLDRSANLPGSFAGFDVHTAYATALSEKAGRPVPVTVGNDGDLGGVGEAQRVRGSGTGSVVMLAPGSGLGCAYIDGRGLPLSGDSLAGMEGGHMPSPLQVLGVPAYPCGCGRTWGCVEVYTTLAGLPHLLGAKLEEHPDHELARSDRPMKERAFALRGLAQKGDELALSIFGFQARALGLHVANLAMALDPSYVVIGGGLMDPEATSDEFRSRYLQVVRESAAPFLFPSQRAGMSIVPATLGDLSQAIGAALVALYRSRA from the coding sequence ATGAGCGCGACGCGATCCGTCTTCATCGGCACCGACAGCGGCGCCACCACCTCCAAGGTCGGGGCCGTCTGGGACGACGGCACCACCGTCTCCACGCGGCTGCTCCAGCACCCGACCAACTCCCAGGAGGGGCCCGCCGCGGTCGTCCGGGGCTGGGTCGAGGCGGTCGACTCCTTCCTGGCGCAGCAGCAGGTCGACTGGGACCGGGTCCAGGGCGTCGGCCTCGCCATCCCCGGCCCGTTCCGGCGCTACGGGGTGCTCGACCGCTCGGCGAACCTGCCCGGGAGCTTCGCCGGGTTCGACGTGCACACGGCCTACGCGACCGCCCTCTCCGAGAAGGCCGGGCGGCCGGTCCCGGTGACCGTCGGCAACGACGGCGACCTCGGCGGCGTGGGAGAGGCCCAGCGCGTCCGGGGCTCCGGCACCGGCAGCGTGGTGATGCTCGCCCCCGGCTCGGGCCTCGGCTGCGCCTACATCGACGGCCGGGGACTGCCCCTCTCCGGGGACTCGCTGGCCGGGATGGAGGGCGGGCATATGCCCTCGCCGCTCCAGGTGCTCGGCGTCCCGGCGTATCCCTGCGGCTGCGGCCGGACCTGGGGCTGCGTCGAGGTCTACACCACCCTCGCCGGCCTCCCCCACCTGCTCGGCGCGAAGCTGGAGGAGCATCCCGACCACGAACTCGCCCGCTCCGACCGGCCCATGAAGGAACGTGCCTTCGCCCTCCGGGGCCTGGCGCAGAAGGGGGACGAGCTGGCGCTGTCGATCTTCGGCTTCCAGGCCAGGGCCCTCGGCCTGCACGTCGCCAACCTGGCGATGGCGCTCGACCCCTCCTACGTGGTCATCGGCGGCGGCCTGATGGACCCGGAGGCCACCTCCGACGAGTTCCGCAGCCGTTACCTGCAGGTCGTCCGCGAGAGTGCCGCCCCGTTCCTGTTCCCCTCACAGCGGGCCGGGATGAGCATCGTCCCGGCCACCCTGGGCGACCTCTCCCAGGCCATCGGCGCGGCCCTGGTCGCCCTCTACCGCAGCCGGGCCTGA